A window of Actinobacillus suis ATCC 33415 contains these coding sequences:
- a CDS encoding YciI family protein, whose product MYIINIAVNNNVTAEQQEKLFAEHVEWFKKYFQAGRFLMLGPFKDQANAGVIFAHTDSRAELDQILAEDCYYPNLADYEIREFEPKLIAANITEFAGK is encoded by the coding sequence ATGTATATCATCAACATTGCTGTAAATAACAATGTAACTGCAGAACAACAAGAAAAACTTTTTGCTGAACACGTAGAATGGTTTAAAAAATACTTCCAAGCAGGCAGATTTTTAATGCTTGGGCCATTCAAAGATCAAGCCAACGCTGGCGTGATTTTTGCTCACACTGATAGCCGTGCGGAATTGGATCAAATTTTAGCGGAAGATTGTTACTACCCAAACTTAGCCGACTATGAAATCCGTGAATTTGAGCCAAAACTCATTGCAGCAAACATCACTGAATTTGCAGGAAAATAA
- a CDS encoding FAD-dependent oxidoreductase: MEQLSVENLVIGFGKAGKTLATDLAKAGQSVILVEQSEAMYGGTCINIGCIPSKKLLVEGQKGQNVADKVTVFNQSMTAKNGLIGKLRTANFAKLDSLENVRIITAKASFKDEHTVLLNGRDGEFEVGADKIFINTGASSNRLAIEGADSARIYDSTGILSLTERPDRLVIVGGGYISLEFAFMYQAFGSQVTILENGDTFLAREDRDMAEAMLDVLNRKGIQVHLGVQTERFIENADSTTVATNQGEFVADAVLVAIGRRANTEGLALENAGIKLNERGAIITDEQLRVAGKSHIWAMGDVAGSAQFTYISLDDYRIVRDQLFAEGKRSRDDRAVFPTAVFTEPPFAHIGLTESAAQKSGRNVIVKKMKAEMIPKAKVLGQTDGLLKAIIDADTDEILGVTLFCAEAHEIINLFKMAMDYKIPASYVKNQIFTHPTIIEGLNDLFA, translated from the coding sequence ATGGAACAGCTCTCAGTAGAGAATTTAGTGATTGGTTTTGGTAAAGCTGGAAAAACCTTAGCGACGGATTTAGCTAAAGCAGGACAATCAGTGATTTTGGTGGAACAAAGTGAAGCAATGTACGGCGGCACTTGTATCAATATTGGTTGTATCCCTTCTAAAAAATTATTGGTAGAAGGACAGAAAGGGCAAAATGTGGCGGATAAAGTCACTGTATTTAATCAGTCAATGACGGCAAAAAACGGCTTAATCGGTAAATTGCGTACCGCAAATTTTGCTAAGTTAGATAGCCTTGAAAATGTGCGTATTATTACCGCCAAAGCGAGTTTTAAAGACGAACATACTGTGTTATTAAACGGTCGTGACGGCGAATTTGAAGTAGGTGCCGATAAAATTTTTATCAATACCGGTGCGAGTTCAAATCGTTTAGCGATTGAAGGAGCGGATAGCGCGAGAATTTATGACAGTACGGGAATTCTATCTTTAACTGAGCGCCCGGATCGCCTTGTGATCGTTGGCGGCGGTTATATTTCATTAGAATTTGCCTTTATGTATCAAGCATTTGGTAGCCAAGTTACTATTTTAGAGAATGGCGATACTTTCTTGGCACGTGAAGATCGTGATATGGCGGAAGCGATGCTTGATGTATTGAATCGTAAAGGTATCCAAGTGCATTTAGGTGTGCAAACGGAACGTTTCATTGAAAATGCAGATTCGACTACCGTAGCCACCAATCAAGGTGAATTTGTTGCCGACGCGGTATTAGTTGCGATCGGTCGCCGTGCGAATACAGAAGGTTTAGCGCTTGAAAATGCCGGTATTAAGCTAAATGAGCGAGGTGCAATCATTACCGATGAACAATTACGTGTTGCAGGTAAATCACATATTTGGGCGATGGGTGATGTTGCCGGTTCTGCGCAGTTTACCTACATTTCATTAGATGATTACCGCATTGTGCGAGACCAATTATTTGCAGAAGGTAAACGTAGCCGTGATGATCGTGCGGTATTCCCGACAGCGGTATTTACCGAGCCACCGTTTGCGCATATCGGTTTAACCGAAAGTGCGGCACAAAAATCGGGACGCAATGTAATTGTGAAGAAAATGAAAGCCGAAATGATTCCAAAAGCCAAAGTATTGGGTCAAACAGACGGATTGTTGAAAGCCATTATTGATGCAGATACGGATGAAATTTTGGGTGTAACGTTATTCTGTGCAGAAGCACATGAAATTATCAATCTGTTTAAAATGGCGATGGACTACAAAATTCCGGCAAGCTATGTCAAAAATCAGATCTTTACTCACCCGACAATTATTGAAGGCTTAAACGATTTATTTGCTTAG
- a CDS encoding LysR family transcriptional regulator: MNSSIYNALTVFHTIVAEGSIAGAARRLQIASPSVSQSLKLLENHVGLPLLNRTTRKMELTEAGHRLIDSTKNALQSLSTAVETVQDLSEKPKGLVRMTVPHIAYWLFIEPRLGEFAEQFPDIQLEISINDGTVDILKQGFDLGFRFGNQVEEQMVAKKLTEPFRLGIYASKTYQQKYGLPKTLNALQQHKLIGFRFATSNRVMPLTLQDKGENIRIEMPMPMIVNSLVVAKSAILQGVGIGRFFEPLMAIQPDKTEFVPVLEKHWQSFGALYLYFMQHSQKVGRIKAVIEFFTATE, encoded by the coding sequence ATGAATAGTTCAATCTACAATGCACTAACTGTTTTCCACACTATTGTCGCTGAAGGCTCAATTGCTGGTGCTGCACGAAGACTACAAATAGCATCACCTTCAGTAAGTCAGTCATTAAAGTTACTGGAAAACCATGTTGGTTTACCTTTGCTTAATCGTACCACTCGAAAAATGGAATTAACCGAAGCAGGACACCGCTTAATTGACAGTACCAAAAATGCCTTGCAATCGCTTTCTACGGCGGTGGAAACCGTGCAAGATTTGAGTGAGAAACCAAAAGGGTTGGTTCGTATGACCGTGCCACATATTGCTTATTGGCTGTTCATTGAACCGAGATTAGGAGAATTTGCCGAGCAATTTCCAGATATTCAGTTAGAAATTTCAATCAATGACGGCACGGTAGATATTCTGAAACAAGGATTTGATTTAGGATTTCGTTTTGGTAATCAGGTTGAAGAACAAATGGTTGCTAAAAAGCTGACTGAACCATTTCGGTTAGGCATTTACGCTTCAAAAACGTATCAGCAGAAATATGGATTACCTAAAACACTCAATGCATTACAACAACATAAACTGATCGGCTTTCGCTTTGCAACCAGTAACCGTGTTATGCCATTAACATTGCAAGATAAAGGGGAAAATATTCGTATAGAAATGCCAATGCCGATGATCGTTAATAGCTTGGTGGTGGCAAAATCTGCTATTTTGCAAGGGGTGGGAATCGGGCGTTTTTTTGAACCATTAATGGCAATTCAGCCTGATAAAACGGAATTTGTACCAGTATTAGAAAAACATTGGCAAAGTTTTGGAGCGTTATATCTTTACTTTATGCAACACAGCCAAAAAGTAGGGCGAATTAAAGCGGTGATTGAGTTTTTTACCGCAACTGAATAA
- a CDS encoding NAD(P)H-dependent oxidoreductase, protein MKSVLIVSGHPDLTTSIANQVILDETAKLLPNAEIRKLDQLFKNGTFDIAAEQAAVLNADIIVFQFPFSWFSFSGVMKLWLDEVFEHGFAHGSTAKLAGKKLIISTTTGAPLALYQKEGFFEHTMEDFAPQFEMMAKLCNLDYAGYIYTNGIGYTSRENQEKIDAQKQEAKKHAERLNSLIRSLQ, encoded by the coding sequence ATGAAAAGTGTGCTTATTGTTTCAGGACACCCGGATTTAACAACCTCTATCGCTAACCAAGTGATTTTAGATGAAACGGCAAAATTATTGCCGAATGCGGAAATCCGAAAATTAGATCAACTCTTTAAAAATGGTACGTTTGATATTGCTGCTGAGCAAGCCGCAGTACTCAATGCCGATATTATCGTATTCCAATTCCCATTCTCGTGGTTTAGTTTTTCTGGCGTAATGAAATTATGGTTAGACGAGGTGTTTGAACACGGTTTCGCTCATGGTTCAACCGCCAAATTAGCGGGCAAAAAATTGATTATCTCTACCACCACTGGTGCACCATTAGCGCTTTATCAAAAAGAGGGCTTTTTTGAGCATACAATGGAAGATTTTGCCCCGCAGTTTGAAATGATGGCAAAACTCTGCAACCTTGATTATGCAGGCTATATCTACACTAACGGTATCGGCTACACCAGCCGTGAAAACCAAGAAAAAATTGATGCCCAAAAACAAGAAGCAAAAAAACACGCAGAGCGTTTGAACAGCTTAATTAGGAGTTTGCAATAA
- a CDS encoding RodZ domain-containing protein translates to MTESINPTQENQDVRSLGQKIKQAREALNLSVEDVAKKTNLKKSHIEALENDIFILQNVAPTFVRGYVRNYLRFLRLPEELVSSVNYGEVTIPKEAVKTPSAKAVQKSQTQWMKYLTVLVLLAAAGMTLLWWWQDYQKEQENRDQFVISSTPAEVAPSVPVTPAPVTVAPQPVQPVAPAVVEEVKVPEVTGPVVNTPAVESAPVTVQSEVVAAEQPAEAVNVLQQTVETGTTEETSEPAAIGNDELRIEVIGKESWITVKNTKSKRSLAEKLYSNGEVLTFNGNEQYRLTIGAPANVKLYYKGQEVPLKIDGRVARIRLPLAQ, encoded by the coding sequence ATGACTGAATCAATTAATCCGACACAAGAAAATCAAGATGTTCGTTCACTAGGACAAAAAATAAAACAAGCACGTGAGGCCTTAAATTTAAGTGTTGAAGATGTTGCTAAAAAAACAAATTTAAAGAAATCACATATCGAAGCATTAGAAAATGATATTTTCATTTTACAAAATGTAGCGCCGACTTTTGTTCGTGGCTATGTGCGTAACTATTTACGTTTTCTTCGTTTACCGGAAGAGTTAGTTTCAAGTGTTAATTATGGTGAAGTAACTATTCCAAAAGAAGCAGTTAAAACCCCTTCGGCAAAAGCTGTACAAAAATCACAAACACAATGGATGAAATATTTAACCGTATTGGTGTTATTAGCTGCAGCGGGGATGACATTATTGTGGTGGTGGCAAGATTACCAAAAAGAGCAAGAAAATCGCGACCAATTTGTGATTAGTTCTACTCCTGCAGAAGTCGCACCGAGCGTGCCTGTTACTCCTGCTCCGGTAACCGTAGCGCCACAGCCGGTACAACCGGTTGCGCCAGCCGTTGTTGAAGAAGTGAAAGTACCGGAAGTTACTGGGCCTGTCGTAAATACACCGGCAGTGGAAAGTGCGCCAGTAACCGTTCAATCGGAAGTTGTTGCTGCAGAACAACCGGCAGAAGCAGTGAATGTGTTACAACAAACAGTGGAAACGGGTACTACTGAAGAAACTAGCGAGCCGGCAGCGATTGGTAATGATGAATTACGTATTGAAGTCATTGGTAAAGAAAGCTGGATTACCGTAAAAAATACCAAAAGTAAAAGAAGCTTAGCAGAAAAATTATATAGCAACGGCGAAGTGTTAACCTTTAACGGTAACGAACAATATCGTTTAACGATTGGCGCACCGGCAAATGTAAAACTTTACTATAAAGGCCAAGAAGTACCGTTAAAAATTGATGGTCGTGTAGCTCGAATTCGTTTACCTTTAGCACAATAA
- the argH gene encoding argininosuccinate lyase: MALWGGRFKQEADAKFKFFNDSLRFDYRLALQDIDGSIGWAKAITSVGILTEQEHQQLVVALKELRAEIEPNIAIILRDDAEDIHSWVESKLIEKVGDLGKKLHTGRSRNDQVAVDMKMWCKVQAIVLQERIRNLQHKLVETAEANQNAVMPGYTHLQRAQPITFAHWCMAYYEMLERDFSRLSDAYKRMHTCPLGSGALAGTAYSIDRDALAQDLGFAIGTRNSLDSVSDRDHVLELLSTASISMVHLSRFAEDLIFFNSGESAFLELSDRVTSGSSLMPQKKNPDACELIRGKSGRVFGALSGLLTTLKGLPLAYNKDMQEDKEGIFDAMETWQACLEIGALVLEDINVNVERTREAAQQGYSNATELADYLVAKGIPFREAHHIVGEAVVYAISKREPLEALSVAEFKQFHPVIDEDVYPILSLESCLEKRSAKGGVNPERVREAIEAAKVNLGA; the protein is encoded by the coding sequence ATGGCACTTTGGGGTGGACGTTTTAAACAAGAAGCTGATGCAAAATTTAAATTTTTCAATGACTCATTACGTTTTGACTATCGTTTAGCATTACAAGATATCGACGGCTCAATCGGTTGGGCGAAAGCGATTACTTCGGTTGGTATTTTAACCGAGCAGGAACACCAACAATTAGTGGTGGCGTTAAAAGAGCTACGTGCGGAAATTGAGCCGAATATTGCGATTATTTTACGTGATGATGCGGAAGATATTCATAGCTGGGTTGAATCAAAACTGATCGAAAAAGTCGGTGATTTAGGTAAAAAGCTCCACACCGGTCGTAGCCGTAACGACCAAGTTGCGGTGGATATGAAAATGTGGTGTAAAGTACAAGCGATCGTATTACAAGAGCGTATCCGCAACTTGCAACACAAATTGGTTGAAACCGCTGAAGCAAATCAAAATGCGGTAATGCCAGGTTATACCCATTTACAACGTGCGCAGCCGATTACTTTTGCGCACTGGTGTATGGCGTATTACGAAATGTTGGAGCGTGATTTCAGCCGTTTAAGCGATGCTTATAAACGCATGCACACTTGCCCGTTAGGCTCTGGTGCATTAGCCGGTACGGCGTATTCAATCGATCGTGATGCACTGGCACAGGATCTCGGTTTTGCGATTGGCACACGTAATAGCTTGGATTCGGTTTCGGATCGTGACCACGTGTTGGAACTGCTCTCAACCGCTTCAATCAGTATGGTACATTTATCACGTTTTGCTGAAGATCTTATTTTCTTCAATAGCGGTGAATCGGCATTCTTGGAATTATCGGATCGTGTCACCTCTGGTTCTTCATTAATGCCGCAAAAGAAAAACCCGGATGCGTGCGAGTTAATTCGTGGTAAATCAGGTCGTGTTTTTGGGGCATTATCAGGCTTGCTCACCACCTTAAAAGGCTTACCGCTTGCATATAATAAAGATATGCAAGAAGACAAAGAAGGCATCTTTGATGCGATGGAAACCTGGCAGGCTTGCTTAGAGATTGGGGCGTTAGTGCTGGAAGATATCAATGTGAACGTGGAGCGTACTCGTGAAGCGGCACAACAAGGTTATTCAAATGCAACTGAACTTGCGGACTACTTAGTGGCGAAAGGTATTCCATTCCGTGAAGCGCATCATATCGTGGGTGAAGCGGTAGTTTATGCCATCAGCAAACGTGAGCCGTTGGAAGCGTTAAGCGTAGCGGAATTTAAACAGTTCCACCCGGTGATTGATGAAGATGTTTACCCAATTCTTTCGTTAGAATCTTGTTTAGAAAAACGTAGCGCGAAAGGCGGGGTAAATCCGGAACGTGTCCGTGAAGCGATTGAAGCGGCTAAAGTAAATTTAGGTGCTTAG
- a CDS encoding putative quinol monooxygenase, producing MKRLLTTFLLGVSTMSNAEQKMSLFELTVKPEQQQAIDTVGKTNLGTSIQTEAGTLAMFHTVKKDEPSKNVILEIYQDEAAYQTHINAPHFKQFVEVAKTAVTGRKVEPLDSQILLEKQPLAIFENGDYLINLAEVSVNPAQNEDFKAIVLDEMKQSMAKENGVILMYAATRKDQPNEWRFFEIYANETAYQQHRNTPHFQAYLNRTQLMLERKNITALVGKTLVSKGLFK from the coding sequence ATGAAAAGATTGCTTACCACTTTTTTATTGGGAGTATCGACAATGAGTAATGCTGAGCAAAAAATGAGTCTATTTGAACTCACGGTCAAACCAGAACAACAGCAAGCGATTGATACGGTGGGTAAAACGAATCTTGGCACGTCAATTCAAACCGAAGCTGGTACGTTAGCAATGTTCCATACCGTGAAAAAAGATGAGCCAAGCAAAAATGTGATTTTGGAAATTTACCAAGATGAAGCTGCTTATCAAACACATATCAATGCGCCACATTTTAAACAGTTTGTTGAAGTTGCTAAAACTGCAGTAACTGGTCGTAAAGTCGAGCCACTAGATTCGCAAATTTTATTGGAAAAACAACCGCTTGCAATATTTGAAAACGGTGATTATCTCATTAATTTAGCTGAAGTGAGCGTGAACCCCGCACAAAATGAAGACTTTAAAGCAATTGTGTTAGATGAGATGAAACAATCAATGGCAAAAGAAAACGGCGTGATTTTAATGTACGCCGCTACACGCAAAGACCAACCGAATGAGTGGCGCTTTTTTGAAATCTATGCGAATGAAACAGCTTACCAACAGCACCGTAACACACCGCACTTTCAGGCCTATTTAAACCGCACTCAGCTAATGTTGGAACGTAAAAATATTACGGCTTTAGTGGGTAAAACATTAGTTAGTAAAGGTCTGTTTAAGTAA
- the ispG gene encoding flavodoxin-dependent (E)-4-hydroxy-3-methylbut-2-enyl-diphosphate synthase, whose amino-acid sequence MSIHQSPIKRRESKKIWVGNVAVGGDAPISVQSMTNTRTTDVEATVAQIKSLERVGADIVRVSVPTMDAAEAFKVIKQQVNVPLVADIHFDYRIALKVAEYGVDCLRINPGNIGNEDRIRAVVDCAKDKNIPIRIGVNAGSLERDLQEKYGEPTPQALLESALRHVDILDRFNFENFKVSVKASDVFLAVESYRLLAKQIVQPLHLGITEAGGARAGSVKSAIGLGLLLSEGIGDTLRVSLAADPVEEVKVGFDILKSLRIRSRGINFIACPTCSRQEIDVIATVNALEQRLEDILTPMDVSIIGCVVNGPGEALVSDLGVTGSNKMSGFYLDGVRQKERFDNEKLIDQLEAKIRARVAEQHNRIQIEQI is encoded by the coding sequence ATGTCAATTCATCAATCGCCAATTAAACGTCGTGAATCGAAGAAAATTTGGGTGGGTAACGTCGCAGTCGGTGGTGATGCACCGATTTCGGTACAATCCATGACGAATACCCGTACAACTGACGTAGAAGCAACGGTTGCGCAAATTAAATCATTGGAACGTGTTGGGGCGGATATTGTACGAGTTTCCGTGCCGACCATGGATGCCGCAGAGGCATTTAAAGTGATTAAACAACAAGTGAATGTGCCGCTTGTGGCGGATATTCACTTCGATTATCGTATCGCTTTGAAAGTGGCGGAATACGGTGTTGACTGTTTACGTATCAATCCGGGTAATATCGGTAATGAAGATCGTATTCGTGCGGTAGTGGATTGTGCAAAAGATAAAAATATTCCGATTCGAATTGGAGTAAATGCAGGATCGCTTGAACGTGATTTGCAAGAGAAATACGGTGAGCCGACTCCGCAAGCGTTATTAGAATCGGCATTACGTCACGTAGATATTTTAGATCGCTTTAATTTTGAGAACTTTAAAGTGAGTGTGAAAGCATCTGATGTATTTCTAGCGGTCGAATCTTACCGCCTTTTAGCAAAACAAATCGTACAGCCGTTGCATTTAGGCATTACTGAAGCAGGTGGTGCGCGTGCTGGCTCGGTTAAATCAGCAATTGGTCTAGGTTTATTACTGTCGGAAGGTATCGGTGATACATTACGTGTGTCTCTTGCCGCCGATCCGGTAGAAGAAGTTAAAGTCGGTTTCGATATTTTAAAATCGTTACGTATTCGTTCTCGTGGTATTAACTTTATTGCTTGCCCGACTTGCTCACGTCAAGAAATTGATGTAATTGCAACGGTGAATGCGTTAGAACAACGCTTAGAAGATATCTTAACCCCGATGGATGTTTCTATTATCGGTTGTGTGGTAAACGGTCCGGGTGAAGCGCTTGTATCGGATCTCGGTGTCACCGGTTCCAATAAAATGAGTGGTTTTTATCTTGATGGCGTGCGCCAAAAAGAGCGTTTTGATAACGAAAAACTCATCGACCAATTAGAAGCAAAAATTCGTGCACGCGTTGCAGAGCAACACAATCGAATTCAAATCGAACAAATTTAA
- the hisS gene encoding histidine--tRNA ligase encodes MAKNIQAIRGMNDCSPTESPLWQWIENKVRNVLAGYGYSEVRMPIVESTPLFARAIGEVTDVVSKEMYTFWDNNEQLTLRPEGTAGCVRAAIERGWIYNNEQRLWYMGPMFRHERPQKGRYRQFHQAGVEIFGIPNPEIDAELIMLTARLWKELGIEQHVSLQLNSIGSLEARANYRSALVKFLENHTALMSDEEKERLVKNPLRILDTKNQALQEVLNDAPKLLDYLDDDSREHFAQLCSLLDAMGIAYEVNPKLVRGLDYYNKTVFEWVTSALGSQGTVCGGGRYDGLVEQLGGHATQGVGFAMGLERLVLLVQEVNKEISLPKAVDVYVVYSGEGATLNAFQIAEQIRTELPQLRVMTHCSGGNFKKQFKRADKVEAQIALVIGESEVAEQKVVVKDLQSGAEQITIAQADLISELTKRF; translated from the coding sequence GTGGCTAAAAATATTCAAGCAATTCGTGGGATGAACGATTGCTCTCCAACAGAATCACCATTATGGCAATGGATCGAAAATAAAGTACGTAATGTATTAGCCGGTTATGGCTATTCTGAAGTGCGTATGCCAATTGTAGAAAGTACGCCGCTTTTCGCACGTGCGATTGGCGAAGTAACGGATGTGGTTTCAAAAGAAATGTACACATTCTGGGATAATAACGAGCAATTAACTCTTCGTCCGGAAGGTACTGCCGGTTGTGTACGTGCAGCGATTGAACGTGGCTGGATCTATAATAATGAACAACGCTTATGGTATATGGGACCAATGTTCCGTCACGAGCGTCCGCAAAAAGGCCGTTATCGTCAATTCCACCAAGCTGGTGTAGAAATTTTTGGTATTCCAAATCCGGAAATTGATGCGGAACTCATTATGTTAACTGCGCGTTTATGGAAAGAATTAGGTATCGAACAACACGTTTCTTTACAACTGAACTCAATCGGTTCGCTTGAAGCACGCGCGAATTATCGTTCGGCATTGGTAAAATTCTTAGAAAATCATACCGCTTTAATGAGCGATGAAGAAAAAGAGCGTTTAGTTAAAAATCCGTTACGTATTCTTGATACCAAAAACCAAGCGTTACAAGAAGTGCTGAATGACGCACCGAAATTATTAGATTATTTAGATGATGACAGTCGTGAACATTTTGCGCAGCTTTGTAGTCTATTAGACGCAATGGGTATTGCTTATGAGGTGAATCCAAAACTGGTACGTGGTTTAGATTACTATAATAAAACCGTGTTTGAGTGGGTAACTTCAGCATTAGGTTCTCAAGGTACTGTATGTGGTGGCGGTCGTTATGACGGCTTGGTTGAACAGCTTGGCGGTCATGCAACGCAAGGCGTTGGTTTTGCAATGGGTTTAGAGCGCTTAGTTTTACTTGTTCAAGAAGTGAATAAAGAGATCAGCTTACCGAAAGCTGTTGATGTCTATGTAGTTTATTCAGGCGAAGGCGCAACTTTAAATGCATTCCAAATTGCAGAACAAATCCGTACTGAATTACCGCAATTACGTGTGATGACACATTGTTCCGGCGGTAATTTCAAAAAGCAATTCAAGCGTGCAGATAAAGTAGAAGCGCAAATTGCATTAGTTATCGGTGAAAGCGAAGTCGCTGAGCAAAAAGTGGTTGTAAAAGATCTACAAAGCGGTGCAGAACAAATTACTATTGCACAAGCAGATCTTATTTCAGAACTTACTAAACGTTTTTAA
- a CDS encoding SulP family inorganic anion transporter, translating into MISERNKERLFKQNFASGLVVFLVALPLCLGIALASGAPPLSGIISGIIGGIVIGFLSTSHISVAGPAAGLVAIVLAAINQLGSFELFLCAGIVAGAIQLSLGFLRAGSITNYIPVAVIEGMLAGIGILIIFSQLPYALGNKQVFAELTQHHLNIHLGSLLIAFISLFIMLAWDSSPRLKQLKMLPSALVAVIVSIGINQLFIATSSHLVIPANQLVQLPIAQNWQEMRHLVRLPDFSGFGSSIVWVTGATMAIVASIETLLSIEAADRLDSKRRITDTNQELRAQGVGNIVSSVLGGLPITAVIVRSSANANAGATHKLSSIIHGILLFVCVLAIPTILNQIPLATLSAVLILVGYKLARPTIFKHFWHKGIYQFIPFVATAAAVVAFDLLKGVGLGLVISIIFLLQGNMKRAYYLSREELEDASYIKMQLAEEVSFLNKAAIKKTLKNIRPNSKVIIDASRTSYIASDVLELIEDFANITARENHIRVYLKGFKSDYNNQEIDHASHVKVEHGSRI; encoded by the coding sequence ATGATTTCCGAAAGAAATAAAGAACGATTGTTTAAGCAAAATTTTGCCTCCGGTTTAGTCGTATTTTTAGTCGCTTTACCCTTATGTTTAGGTATTGCGCTTGCATCGGGTGCTCCGCCATTATCGGGAATTATTTCGGGAATTATCGGCGGTATCGTCATTGGTTTTCTAAGCACGTCACATATTAGTGTCGCAGGCCCAGCAGCCGGATTAGTGGCGATAGTTCTCGCTGCCATTAATCAACTCGGTAGTTTTGAACTGTTCTTGTGTGCCGGTATTGTAGCAGGCGCTATTCAGCTCTCGCTCGGTTTTTTGCGTGCCGGTAGCATTACTAACTATATACCGGTAGCGGTTATCGAAGGGATGTTAGCAGGGATCGGTATTCTGATTATTTTCTCGCAACTGCCCTATGCGTTAGGCAATAAACAAGTTTTCGCAGAACTAACACAACACCATTTAAATATTCATTTAGGCTCATTACTGATTGCGTTTATTTCGCTGTTTATTATGCTAGCTTGGGATAGTTCCCCTCGTTTGAAACAATTGAAAATGTTACCTTCCGCACTTGTTGCCGTTATCGTCAGTATCGGCATTAACCAACTATTTATCGCAACCAGTAGCCATTTAGTTATTCCGGCTAATCAGCTCGTGCAATTACCGATTGCTCAAAATTGGCAAGAAATGCGCCATTTAGTCCGCCTACCGGATTTTAGCGGTTTTGGTTCATCTATTGTATGGGTAACCGGTGCAACCATGGCGATCGTAGCCTCAATCGAAACTTTACTCTCAATTGAAGCCGCCGACCGTTTAGACAGCAAACGCCGTATTACCGATACTAATCAAGAATTACGCGCACAAGGTGTAGGAAATATTGTCTCTTCCGTATTAGGCGGCTTGCCAATTACCGCAGTAATTGTACGTTCTTCTGCAAATGCCAATGCCGGTGCAACTCATAAACTCTCAAGTATTATTCACGGCATTTTACTGTTTGTTTGTGTCTTGGCAATTCCAACAATTTTAAATCAAATTCCCTTAGCCACTTTATCTGCTGTCTTAATTTTGGTCGGCTATAAATTAGCTCGCCCAACGATCTTTAAACACTTTTGGCATAAAGGGATTTATCAATTTATTCCGTTTGTGGCGACGGCAGCGGCAGTGGTGGCGTTTGATTTACTCAAAGGGGTTGGATTGGGCTTAGTAATTAGTATTATCTTCTTACTTCAAGGCAACATGAAACGCGCTTATTATTTAAGCCGTGAAGAATTGGAAGACGCAAGTTACATAAAAATGCAACTTGCCGAAGAAGTCTCGTTTTTAAATAAAGCGGCAATTAAAAAGACCTTAAAAAATATTCGACCGAACTCTAAAGTGATTATTGATGCCTCTCGCACCTCTTACATTGCTTCGGACGTATTAGAATTAATTGAAGATTTCGCCAATATTACCGCACGAGAAAATCATATTCGTGTTTATTTAAAAGGCTTTAAATCCGATTACAATAACCAAGAAATCGACCACGCCAGCCACGTCAAAGTAGAACACGGTAGCCGAATTTAG